The following are encoded in a window of Streptomyces sp. SAT1 genomic DNA:
- a CDS encoding BPL-N domain-containing protein: protein MTTRGIRAHRPPNGRRAPEPMRADEAEPTTTHRLGTAPRTASPDRRLALVYRGPAALLPGCSETVAEMLDAGPWDLDVRFTGPDETLPLSAESLSQALLYAQPGGGELASAYRRLRRHRRDLRTFVRGGGRYLGFCLGGYLAGATPGFGLLPGDTDRYISSPGATVRHDRDALVRVTWRGRPRTLYFQDGPLFALDEHADATVLAAYDNGAPAALVTRFGAGRVAVTGPHPEATDDWYLDHDLPVQHTRDLAVDLVDSALRE, encoded by the coding sequence ATGACGACGCGCGGAATCCGGGCCCACCGCCCGCCGAACGGCAGGCGCGCCCCGGAGCCGATGCGCGCCGACGAGGCCGAGCCCACCACGACACACCGCCTCGGTACCGCCCCCCGCACCGCTTCCCCCGACCGTCGCCTTGCCCTCGTCTACCGCGGCCCGGCCGCCCTACTGCCCGGATGCTCCGAGACGGTGGCCGAGATGCTCGACGCCGGACCGTGGGACCTGGACGTCCGGTTCACCGGTCCCGACGAGACGCTCCCGCTCTCGGCGGAGTCCCTGTCGCAGGCCTTGCTGTACGCCCAGCCCGGCGGCGGTGAACTCGCGTCCGCCTACCGGAGACTGCGCCGGCACCGCCGCGACCTGCGCACCTTCGTCCGGGGCGGCGGCCGCTACCTGGGGTTCTGCCTCGGCGGCTACCTCGCAGGGGCCACACCGGGCTTCGGCCTGCTGCCCGGGGACACCGACCGGTACATCTCCTCACCGGGCGCGACCGTCCGCCACGACAGGGACGCCCTGGTCCGGGTGACCTGGCGGGGCCGTCCCCGCACCCTCTACTTCCAGGACGGCCCCCTGTTCGCCCTCGACGAGCACGCCGACGCCACCGTCCTCGCCGCCTACGACAACGGCGCCCCGGCCGCCCTCGTGACCAGGTTCGGAGCGGGCCGCGTGGCGGTCACCGGCCCCCACCCGGAGGCCACGGACGACTGGTATCTCGACCACGATCTGCCGGTCCAGCACACCCGGGACCTGGCCGTCGACCTGGTGGACTCGGCGCTGCGCGAGTGA
- a CDS encoding response regulator transcription factor, which produces MRMLIIEDERALAGAIAEGLAAEGFVADVAYDGINGLWRAQYERYDVIVLDIMLPSLSGYDVLKRLRSARIWTPVLVLTAKDGEYDEADALDLGADDYLSKPFSYVVLVAHLRALLRRGAPARPAVLTVDDLALDPARRRCRRGHRDIDLTAREFTLLEYLVRHKDEVISKTDILSHVWEEHFDGDTNIVEVYVGYLRRKIDVPFDRRTIETVRGAGYRLRGGAR; this is translated from the coding sequence ATGCGGATGCTGATCATCGAGGACGAGCGCGCGCTCGCCGGGGCCATCGCCGAAGGGCTCGCCGCGGAGGGCTTCGTCGCGGACGTCGCGTACGACGGGATCAACGGTCTGTGGCGGGCACAGTACGAACGGTACGACGTCATCGTCCTGGACATCATGCTGCCCTCGCTGTCGGGATACGACGTGCTGAAGCGCCTGCGGTCGGCCAGGATATGGACTCCGGTGCTGGTGCTCACCGCGAAGGACGGGGAATACGATGAGGCGGACGCCCTCGACCTCGGCGCCGACGACTACCTCAGCAAGCCGTTCTCCTACGTGGTGCTCGTCGCCCACCTCAGAGCCCTGCTGCGCCGAGGAGCGCCGGCCCGGCCCGCCGTGCTCACCGTCGACGACCTCGCCCTCGATCCCGCCCGCCGCCGCTGCCGCCGCGGTCACCGGGACATCGACCTGACGGCACGGGAGTTCACGCTCCTGGAATATCTCGTCAGACACAAGGACGAGGTCATCAGCAAGACGGACATCCTCTCCCACGTGTGGGAGGAGCACTTCGACGGCGACACCAACATCGTGGAGGTGTATGTCGGCTACCTCCGGCGCAAGATCGACGTTCCGTTCGACCGCCGGACCATCGAGACCGTCCGCGGCGCCGGCTACCGGCTGCGCGGCGGCGCGAGGTGA
- a CDS encoding sensor histidine kinase — MAPGVRSWWARRSLRLRLTAAAAVGIAAGLASAAVLLVAWLHASLIGGLDQTALERAQLVASDQAGDRITAELPVTDHGEVAVQVVDGKGAVRSSSPNLRGRPRAFTFPASRSDTPHAHTVHDIPVGEGGAWRAVGVPAGTRHTPLTVYVAVPTEGVDHSLGRLAAGLATGVPAVVALLTGVVWLLTGRALRPVDAMRAQTAEISASDLSRRVDVPSAGDALGRLAATFNDLLARLDAATRRQRRFVADAAHELRSPLTTLRTRLEIAARHPGSTDAQNLARGLLHETERLSRLVDDLLGLAQLDARPRLRARPVDLDEIVFTEVRDARRRTRLLVDQHAVGAARVTGDADALSRVVRNLLDNALRHAATRVDVSLRTGDGTARLIVADDGPGIPEADRERVFGRFTRLDDARARDTGGSGLGLAIVRDAVTAHHGSTRVEDNGPGARLVVLLPTEPP; from the coding sequence GTGGCCCCCGGCGTCCGGTCCTGGTGGGCCCGCCGTTCGCTGCGGCTGCGCCTGACCGCCGCCGCGGCCGTGGGCATCGCCGCCGGACTGGCCTCGGCCGCCGTGCTGCTCGTCGCCTGGCTCCACGCCAGCCTGATCGGCGGTCTCGACCAGACCGCCCTCGAACGCGCGCAATTGGTGGCCTCCGACCAGGCCGGCGACCGCATCACCGCAGAGTTGCCGGTGACCGACCACGGGGAGGTCGCCGTCCAGGTCGTCGACGGCAAGGGGGCCGTACGCTCCAGCTCGCCCAACCTGCGGGGGCGGCCACGGGCGTTCACCTTCCCCGCGAGCCGGTCCGACACCCCACACGCCCACACCGTCCACGACATCCCCGTGGGCGAGGGCGGCGCCTGGCGCGCCGTCGGCGTCCCCGCGGGCACGCGGCACACCCCCCTCACCGTGTACGTGGCCGTGCCCACCGAGGGCGTGGACCACAGTCTCGGCCGGCTTGCCGCAGGCCTGGCCACCGGTGTGCCCGCGGTCGTCGCGCTGCTCACCGGTGTGGTGTGGCTGCTCACCGGGCGCGCGCTGCGGCCGGTGGACGCCATGCGCGCCCAGACCGCCGAGATCAGCGCCTCGGACCTGAGCCGCCGCGTCGACGTACCGTCCGCAGGTGACGCGCTCGGCCGGCTCGCGGCGACCTTCAACGACCTGCTCGCTCGCCTCGACGCCGCGACCCGGCGCCAGCGCCGGTTCGTCGCGGACGCGGCCCATGAACTGCGCAGCCCCCTCACCACTCTGCGCACCCGCCTGGAGATCGCCGCCCGCCATCCCGGCTCGACCGACGCGCAGAACCTCGCGCGCGGCCTGCTGCACGAGACCGAACGGCTCAGTCGGCTCGTGGACGACCTGCTCGGGCTCGCGCAACTGGACGCCCGCCCCCGGCTGCGGGCCCGGCCCGTCGATCTCGACGAGATCGTCTTCACCGAGGTGCGCGACGCCCGTCGGCGCACCCGGCTCCTGGTCGACCAGCACGCCGTCGGCGCGGCACGGGTGACGGGCGACGCGGACGCCCTCTCCCGTGTCGTACGCAACCTGCTGGACAACGCGCTGCGGCACGCCGCCACACGTGTCGACGTCAGCCTGCGCACAGGCGACGGAACCGCGCGGCTGATCGTCGCCGACGACGGCCCCGGCATCCCCGAAGCCGACCGAGAACGTGTCTTCGGACGCTTCACCCGCCTCGACGACGCCCGCGCCCGGGACACCGGCGGCAGCGGCCTCGGCCTCGCCATCGTCCGTGACGCCGTCACGGCCCACCACGGCAGCACCCGCGTCGAGGACAACGGGCCCGGCGCCCGGCTGGTCGTCCTGCTGCCGACGGAGCCCCCGTGA
- a CDS encoding Pls/PosA family non-ribosomal peptide synthetase: MSSGDRALFRTADAPSPRTLIDVLHTTARAHPQAPALDTGGETLSYGDLCAEVRDRARRLARRGIGPGDRVGVRLPSGTAELYLSILAVLSCGAAYVPVDADDPDERAATVFREAGVCAVLAAGPQPAGLPSPTGAAAGELRAPALEDDAWIIFTSGSTGAPKGVAVTHRSAAAFVDAEADLFLRERPLGPGDRVLAGLSVAFDASCEEMWLAWRSGACLVPAERALVRAGHELGPWLDARGITAVSTVPTLLAMWPEQALRRVRLLILGGEACPPGLVDRFAAPDREMWNTYGPTETTVVACAALLAPRRTVRIGLPLRGWRLAVVDAAGEPVAYGQEGELVIAGAGTGRYLDPVKDAERFRPCPALGAPRAYHSGDLVRADPEGLVFVGRADDQVKLGGRRVELGEIDAALLALPAVGAAAAAVRTTAGGTDLLVGYVVPAPPTGGGPIFDAAGARALLAERLPAALVPVLAEVADLPVRPSGKIDRSALPWPVPLDGDECGTGGPEHDLHGTAARLADLWEQLLGRRPGPDSDFTALGGTSLTAARMTSMLRERHPGLSVADVYRHPVLRHLADHLDSLATTTAAVRSARPVPRRTSVIQFCVQTAAYGVAGLRVLVGLAAADDVLGWFAPHEWTPHTSWWLVLLGWLVLFSAPARCLIGAALARTLTRSVTIGAHPRGGTVHLRLWSAERAVAVFGVPSLLGTPWAARYARVLGCTTGRDVRLHAMPPVTGLADLGDGCSVEPETDLSGWWLDGDTLHVGRVSVGAGARVGHRSMLLPGAAVGDGAELTAGSCLNTHVPDGQVWTGSPARPAEAAERGAGTGWPAPPQGRRGRRHLAYALTLAGWPLLTLAASAPALFAAYLLVRHTPVLSEAALRLLVAAPLFAVTTTVCGMLITALTVRLLSRAITPGLHRADGAVAWRAWLVTRLLDGARAGLFPLYASLATPYWLRLLGARVGRGTEISTVLPLPSLLDVRDGAFLADDTLVAPYELHGGWMRLGPVRIGTRAFVGNSGIVGPGREVPDRALIGVLSDAPAHGRAGTSWIGRPAMPLPRAAEHSDPARTFAPPRRLVAARAAVETCRLLPVVLGTLLAECVLLGEQDALVAGGLPLAVLAGAPLLLAAGLAACLLTTLAKWLLVGRFRPGERPLWSSFVWRNELFDTFVEVLAVPWGAGAHLGTPALNWWLRSLGARVGRGVWCETYWLPETDLISLGDGVSVNRGCVLQTHLFHDRIMRMDTVRVADGASLGPHSIALPGTTIGAGASIAASSLVMRGETVPGGTRWAGNPIAGATPPRADGVLPKEEAA; encoded by the coding sequence ATGTCGTCCGGTGACCGGGCTCTCTTCCGCACCGCGGACGCGCCGTCCCCCCGCACGCTGATCGACGTCCTGCACACCACCGCCCGCGCCCATCCGCAGGCGCCCGCCCTGGACACCGGCGGCGAAACACTCTCCTACGGCGACCTGTGCGCCGAGGTCCGCGACCGCGCCCGGCGCCTGGCCCGCCGGGGCATCGGACCCGGCGACAGAGTGGGCGTCCGGCTGCCGTCGGGCACGGCGGAGCTGTACCTGTCGATCCTGGCGGTGCTGAGCTGCGGCGCGGCCTATGTACCGGTCGACGCCGACGATCCCGACGAGCGGGCCGCCACCGTCTTCCGCGAGGCGGGGGTGTGCGCCGTCCTGGCCGCCGGCCCGCAGCCGGCCGGCCTGCCGTCGCCCACCGGCGCGGCGGCGGGCGAGCTGCGCGCGCCCGCGCTTGAGGACGACGCGTGGATCATCTTCACCTCCGGCTCGACCGGCGCGCCCAAAGGGGTCGCCGTCACCCACCGGTCCGCCGCCGCCTTCGTGGACGCCGAGGCGGACCTGTTCCTCCGGGAACGTCCGCTGGGGCCGGGCGACCGCGTCCTGGCGGGGCTGTCGGTCGCCTTCGACGCCTCCTGCGAGGAGATGTGGCTGGCCTGGCGCTCCGGCGCCTGCCTCGTACCCGCCGAACGCGCCCTGGTGCGCGCGGGCCACGAGTTGGGCCCCTGGCTCGACGCACGGGGCATCACCGCCGTTTCCACCGTGCCGACGCTGCTGGCCATGTGGCCCGAACAGGCGCTGCGGCGCGTCCGGTTGCTGATCCTGGGCGGTGAGGCGTGCCCGCCCGGCCTCGTCGACCGGTTCGCCGCGCCGGACCGGGAGATGTGGAACACGTACGGCCCCACCGAGACCACCGTCGTGGCCTGCGCCGCACTCCTCGCCCCACGCCGCACCGTACGGATCGGACTGCCACTGCGGGGCTGGCGGCTGGCCGTCGTCGACGCGGCCGGCGAACCGGTCGCGTACGGGCAGGAGGGCGAACTCGTCATCGCGGGCGCGGGCACAGGGCGCTACCTCGACCCGGTCAAGGACGCCGAACGGTTCCGGCCCTGTCCCGCCCTGGGCGCACCGCGTGCCTACCACTCGGGCGACCTCGTGCGTGCCGACCCCGAAGGTCTGGTGTTCGTCGGACGCGCCGACGACCAGGTCAAACTCGGCGGACGCCGGGTCGAACTGGGGGAGATCGACGCGGCCCTGCTCGCCCTGCCCGCGGTAGGGGCGGCGGCAGCGGCCGTCAGGACGACCGCGGGCGGTACGGACCTGCTCGTCGGCTACGTCGTCCCCGCACCGCCCACCGGGGGAGGGCCGATCTTCGACGCGGCCGGGGCCAGGGCACTGCTGGCGGAGCGGCTGCCCGCAGCGCTCGTACCGGTGCTGGCAGAGGTGGCCGACCTGCCCGTGCGTCCCTCCGGGAAGATCGACCGCTCGGCCCTGCCCTGGCCCGTGCCCCTCGACGGGGACGAGTGCGGGACCGGCGGCCCGGAGCACGATCTGCACGGGACGGCCGCACGGCTGGCCGACCTCTGGGAGCAACTGCTCGGCCGGCGGCCCGGCCCGGACAGCGACTTCACGGCCCTGGGCGGGACCAGCCTCACGGCGGCCCGGATGACATCGATGCTCAGGGAGCGGCACCCGGGCCTCTCCGTCGCCGACGTCTACCGGCACCCCGTGCTCCGGCACCTGGCCGACCACCTCGACTCCCTGGCCACCACCACGGCCGCCGTACGGTCCGCCCGCCCGGTCCCGCGGCGTACCTCGGTGATCCAGTTCTGCGTCCAGACGGCCGCCTACGGTGTCGCCGGACTACGCGTGCTGGTCGGACTGGCTGCGGCCGACGACGTCCTCGGCTGGTTCGCCCCGCACGAGTGGACACCGCACACGTCGTGGTGGCTGGTCCTCCTCGGCTGGCTGGTGCTGTTCAGCGCACCGGCGCGCTGCCTGATCGGAGCGGCCCTCGCCCGCACGCTGACCCGCTCGGTCACCATCGGCGCCCACCCGCGCGGCGGAACCGTCCATCTGCGGCTGTGGAGCGCCGAGCGGGCCGTGGCCGTCTTCGGTGTGCCGTCTCTGCTCGGCACACCCTGGGCCGCCCGGTACGCACGGGTCCTGGGCTGCACGACGGGCCGGGACGTCCGGCTGCACGCCATGCCGCCCGTGACCGGCCTGGCCGACCTGGGTGACGGATGCAGCGTCGAGCCAGAGACCGACCTCTCGGGCTGGTGGCTCGACGGTGACACCCTGCACGTCGGACGCGTCAGCGTCGGCGCCGGCGCACGGGTGGGACACCGCAGCATGCTGCTGCCCGGCGCCGCGGTCGGCGACGGCGCCGAACTCACAGCCGGAAGCTGCCTGAACACACATGTCCCCGACGGACAGGTGTGGACCGGTTCCCCCGCCCGGCCCGCCGAGGCGGCCGAGCGTGGGGCGGGCACCGGATGGCCCGCGCCGCCTCAGGGGCGGCGCGGGCGCCGCCACCTCGCCTACGCGCTGACCCTCGCCGGATGGCCCCTGCTGACGCTGGCGGCCTCCGCGCCCGCCCTGTTCGCGGCCTACCTCCTGGTACGTCACACACCGGTCCTGTCCGAGGCTGCACTGCGCCTGCTCGTCGCCGCACCGCTCTTCGCGGTCACCACCACGGTGTGCGGCATGCTGATCACGGCCCTGACCGTGCGCCTGCTGAGCCGCGCCATCACCCCCGGCCTGCACCGGGCGGACGGGGCCGTGGCCTGGCGGGCCTGGCTGGTCACCCGGCTCCTGGACGGTGCCCGGGCCGGTCTGTTCCCCCTCTACGCGAGCCTCGCCACACCGTACTGGCTGCGCCTGCTCGGCGCGCGCGTCGGACGCGGTACCGAGATCTCGACCGTGCTGCCCCTGCCGTCCCTGCTGGACGTGCGGGACGGCGCGTTCCTCGCCGACGACACGCTCGTCGCACCGTACGAACTGCACGGCGGCTGGATGCGGTTGGGACCTGTGCGCATCGGGACGCGCGCGTTCGTCGGCAACTCCGGCATCGTCGGGCCCGGCCGCGAGGTCCCCGACCGCGCGCTGATCGGCGTACTGTCCGACGCACCGGCCCACGGCCGGGCGGGCACGTCGTGGATCGGCCGCCCGGCGATGCCACTGCCCCGGGCCGCCGAACACTCCGATCCGGCACGGACGTTCGCCCCGCCCCGGCGGCTGGTGGCCGCCCGCGCGGCCGTGGAGACCTGCCGCCTGCTGCCGGTCGTCCTCGGCACGCTGCTCGCCGAGTGCGTGCTGCTGGGTGAGCAGGACGCACTGGTCGCGGGCGGACTGCCGTTGGCGGTGCTCGCCGGAGCTCCGCTCCTGCTGGCCGCCGGCCTGGCGGCCTGTCTGCTGACCACCCTCGCCAAGTGGCTGCTCGTGGGCCGGTTCCGGCCCGGTGAACGCCCCCTGTGGTCGTCGTTCGTGTGGCGCAACGAGCTCTTCGACACCTTCGTGGAGGTGCTGGCCGTGCCGTGGGGAGCCGGAGCCCACCTCGGCACCCCCGCGCTCAACTGGTGGCTGCGCAGCCTGGGCGCCCGCGTGGGGCGCGGGGTGTGGTGCGAGACGTACTGGCTGCCCGAGACCGATCTGATCAGCCTCGGCGACGGGGTCAGCGTCAACCGAGGGTGTGTCCTGCAGACCCACCTCTTCCACGACCGGATCATGCGGATGGACACGGTGCGCGTGGCCGACGGAGCGTCCCTCGGCCCGCACAGCATCGCCCTGCCCGGCACCACGATCGGCGCCGGGGCCTCCATCGCCGCGTCCTCGCTCGTGATGCGCGGCGAAACCGTGCCCGGCGGCACCCGATGGGCCGGCAACCCCATCGCCGGCGCGACCCCGCCCCGCGCCGACGGCGTCCTCCCGAAGGAGGAGGCGGCATGA
- a CDS encoding M1 family metallopeptidase yields MTRCTRRALIRGAALAPLAATAADRLSQPVAERYFPGHGSYGHHTTSYELRLTYDPAAGLLEGRALIRAVAARPLREVELDLARLTVRSARVDGIGVRARKKRNKLLLPTPHLFAAGAPFTLDIAYGGRPGPVRSPFGAIGWDRTGDAHGGTLVAAQPLGAPTWFPCNDRPDDKAEFVFRITVPRGHHALANGTLAEHRADAAGECWTYHHSGPMAPYLATLYTGRFAHDTWRARDSATGRTVTGRDAYPAHLSHHARHDLARQPAMIEAFTGWFGPYPFETYGAVVVDADLDEPVENQTLPVFGRNHIDGGRTWETLVAHELAHQWYGNSLSLRDWRDIWLNEGFATYCEWLWSEHIGEDPADAIARREWAALHSRPQNLRLGDPGRDRIFDDRVYTRGACTLHALRLTMGDERFFTLLRTWHHAHRGRSADTRAFIAHAARHAPHTTGPLLHAWLYDEPLPPLPRPGAGRT; encoded by the coding sequence ATGACCCGGTGCACCCGGCGTGCCCTGATCCGCGGCGCCGCCCTCGCCCCGCTCGCGGCGACCGCCGCCGACCGCCTCTCGCAGCCCGTCGCCGAACGGTACTTCCCCGGCCACGGATCGTACGGCCACCACACCACCTCCTACGAGCTGCGCCTCACCTACGACCCGGCGGCCGGCCTCCTGGAGGGCCGCGCGCTCATCCGGGCCGTGGCCGCCCGGCCGCTGCGCGAGGTCGAACTCGACCTCGCACGGCTCACGGTGCGCAGCGCCCGCGTGGACGGCATCGGCGTCCGCGCCAGGAAGAAGCGGAACAAGCTGCTCCTGCCCACCCCGCACCTCTTCGCCGCAGGCGCCCCCTTCACCCTGGACATCGCCTACGGCGGCCGGCCCGGCCCCGTACGCAGCCCGTTCGGTGCGATCGGCTGGGACCGCACCGGCGACGCACACGGCGGAACGCTCGTGGCCGCCCAGCCGCTCGGTGCCCCCACCTGGTTCCCCTGCAACGACCGCCCGGACGACAAGGCCGAGTTCGTCTTCCGGATCACCGTGCCCCGGGGCCACCACGCGCTCGCCAACGGCACGCTCGCCGAACACCGTGCGGACGCCGCCGGCGAATGCTGGACGTACCACCACAGCGGCCCCATGGCTCCCTACCTCGCCACCCTCTACACCGGCCGCTTCGCCCACGACACCTGGCGGGCCCGCGACAGCGCGACCGGCCGGACCGTCACCGGACGCGACGCCTACCCCGCCCACCTCTCCCACCACGCCCGCCACGACCTCGCCCGCCAGCCCGCCATGATCGAGGCGTTCACCGGCTGGTTCGGCCCCTACCCCTTCGAGACGTACGGCGCCGTCGTCGTGGACGCCGACCTCGACGAACCCGTGGAGAACCAGACCCTCCCCGTCTTCGGACGCAACCACATCGACGGCGGACGCACCTGGGAGACACTCGTCGCGCACGAGCTGGCACACCAGTGGTACGGCAACAGCCTGAGCCTGCGCGACTGGCGCGACATCTGGCTGAACGAGGGCTTCGCCACCTACTGCGAGTGGCTGTGGTCCGAGCACATCGGCGAGGACCCGGCCGACGCGATCGCCCGGCGCGAGTGGGCCGCACTGCACAGCCGGCCGCAGAACCTCCGGCTCGGCGACCCGGGCCGGGACCGCATCTTCGACGACCGCGTCTACACCCGCGGCGCCTGCACCCTGCACGCCCTGCGTCTGACCATGGGCGACGAGCGCTTCTTCACCCTGCTGCGCACCTGGCACCACGCCCACCGCGGCCGCAGCGCCGACACCCGCGCCTTCATCGCTCACGCCGCCCGCCACGCCCCCCACACCACCGGACCGCTCCTGCACGCCTGGCTCTACGACGAGCCGCTCCCGCCCCTGCCGCGGCCGGGCGCCGGCCGGACCTGA
- a CDS encoding outer membrane protein assembly factor BamB family protein — MLLTVTGSPRAATVVPGRTAIAAELADATLGYRADSHADGFVAGATAAPPYRTLWSRDFGTVVSAPVAVGDRVYAVVNADDGTSGGPRMMLVGLDAATGRDLWPAVSLTQNEPQAGVSYGGGLLYTETARGTIAAWDPATGHREWSLTLDSASMQYPPVWYDGLLYLQDGRGTALALRADTGARVWTAPLAEYSWAPTVVDSTGVWIGFDGIAWNHLDLKAGAQLHHFQVPDRSGAYGNPVALGAGAAWMRSSSGDNDETVTAYDQKTGAAVRTLPADATPVFGPGRVYVAHRGEVRALDTSTYRTAWTYTSSVRAATVRLVAGGYVYVEDGDGRLVVLDERTGSVVWTYRRYPEPPPMSPNPAEEDSRGFVVPGIATSGSRLFVPAAEGALVAFGKA, encoded by the coding sequence ATGCTGCTGACCGTCACGGGCTCGCCCCGTGCGGCCACGGTCGTGCCGGGCCGGACCGCCATCGCGGCGGAGCTGGCCGACGCCACGCTCGGCTACCGCGCCGACAGCCACGCGGACGGCTTCGTCGCGGGCGCGACGGCGGCACCGCCCTACCGCACACTGTGGTCACGGGATTTCGGGACGGTCGTGTCGGCGCCGGTCGCGGTCGGCGACCGCGTGTACGCCGTCGTCAACGCGGACGACGGCACCAGCGGCGGCCCGCGCATGATGCTCGTCGGCCTCGACGCCGCCACTGGCAGGGACCTGTGGCCGGCGGTCTCCCTCACACAGAACGAACCGCAGGCCGGGGTGTCCTACGGCGGCGGCCTGCTCTACACCGAGACGGCACGTGGCACGATCGCCGCCTGGGACCCCGCCACCGGACACCGCGAGTGGTCCCTGACGCTGGACTCGGCCTCCATGCAGTACCCGCCCGTCTGGTACGACGGCCTGCTCTACCTCCAGGACGGCCGCGGCACCGCCCTGGCGCTGCGCGCCGACACCGGGGCCAGGGTGTGGACGGCACCGCTCGCCGAGTACTCCTGGGCGCCGACCGTCGTCGACTCCACCGGCGTGTGGATCGGCTTCGACGGCATCGCCTGGAACCACCTCGACCTCAAGGCCGGCGCGCAACTGCACCACTTCCAGGTGCCCGACCGTTCGGGCGCCTACGGCAACCCGGTGGCCCTCGGCGCCGGAGCCGCCTGGATGCGCAGCAGCTCCGGCGACAACGACGAGACGGTCACCGCCTACGACCAGAAGACAGGCGCGGCCGTACGGACACTGCCGGCCGACGCGACCCCGGTGTTCGGTCCGGGCCGCGTCTACGTCGCCCACCGCGGCGAGGTGCGCGCGCTCGACACCAGTACGTACCGAACGGCCTGGACCTACACCAGCAGTGTGCGGGCGGCCACCGTGCGGCTGGTCGCGGGCGGTTACGTGTATGTGGAGGACGGCGACGGACGCCTCGTCGTGCTCGACGAGCGGACCGGCTCCGTGGTGTGGACGTACCGGCGTTACCCGGAGCCGCCGCCCATGTCGCCGAACCCGGCCGAGGAGGACTCGCGCGGCTTCGTCGTCCCCGGCATCGCCACGTCCGGGTCCCGCCTCTTCGTTCCGGCCGCGGAGGGCGCACTGGTCGCCTTCGGCAAGGCGTAG